The following are from one region of the Magallana gigas chromosome 6, xbMagGiga1.1, whole genome shotgun sequence genome:
- the LOC105340127 gene encoding uncharacterized protein — translation MPAKVKKSRKGPLPTGPLKLKTTAKSATKKKPRSKKRKESFKIFIFRVMKQVHPELTVSTRAMGIINSFVIDIFERLASEASKLAKLGRRATMSSRDIQTAVRLILPGELSKHAVSEGTKAVAKYTSGI, via the coding sequence ATGCCGGCGAAAGTCAAGAAATCTAGAAAAGGCCCGTTGCCCACTGGCCCACTAAAACTAAAAACTACTGCAAAATCAGCTACTAAGAAGAAGCCAAGAagtaagaaaagaaaagaatcgttcaaaattttcatcttcAGGGTCATGAAGCAAGTCCATCCCGAACTTACAGTTTCTACCCGAGCCATGGGAATAATCAACTCTTTTGTCATTGACATATTTGAAAGACTTGCATCTGAAGCGTCCAAGCTGGCAAAACTCGGTCGCAGAGCTACGATGAGCAGCCGTGACATACAGACCGCGGTGCGCCTGATTCTTCCCGGGGAGCTGTCCAAGCACGCGGTGTCCGAGGGAACGAAAGCTGTCGCCAAGTACACCAGCGGGATTTAG
- the LOC105340130 gene encoding serologically defined colon cancer antigen 8 homolog has translation MYSYEENVDPVDKYQRSVRERANASLHELEDVLLGTSSGRGRVETSRAKVQLQATVNPRTLKWYEDNARPQKYKHAVSKLSAMLGQDSHIPQSLRQADSSVPSLEEAAAVVQAQTGYCQQLEAENRYIKDELANLRAKLSEIIEENKRLHEELKTSILQEIVGENIDLEKSEVENFFLADKSDHIFHTRELKHLQVELERLSSLHSARVSRLETQLEHSRSEIQKYEQMVEDLRSQLQMHDSIPTRENGEFVSEKQRNYLQITIDKLTRERDELMEHVTSLKSNVQKLAQREEEAYQQTKMGIEMVEQAQLEQTQAMVQKEQLAEELSNMKKRFDTYILDTQARLLEERESVRRESQMMIDTINQKLKEMTDKYAAASAQVDKLSREKVAYINEIDEMKIQLRRFDKEASMAAETYRTESTHASIQKSHASQEVNRLRKDLEITKRERDQEKSKMEIELEGLKRRLNKAERELVNSKEECIHLTTNAQALERELHLAKLAKESIERSRNEDLKAMTKRAQMREEELNSYIEDIGDKHERSTQEMDVMLKKQNRLMIKLRDECKRQAGQIEKVTKKNRNESGQLRRENEELRLRLQRALIRLEDLDNQSDQHGRVHEKMKERLKKMDDYAQEQGQQILDLLSQQSALLRDRLLLSREVEFLRKEITKFTEADLEKFFSSNKTLVDDIIKSVNTEEMENKYKQKSVIFSDNKTDEDREDLVDT, from the exons ATGTATTCGTACGAAGAAAATGTGGATCCAGTAGATAAATATCAACGATCAGTGAGAG AGAGAGCAAATGCCAGTTTACATGAACTGGAGGATGTTTTATTGGGGACATCATCAGGCAGAGGGAGGGTGGAAACATCAAGGGCGAAAGTCCAACTTCAGGCCACAGTTAATCCTCGTACACTGAAGTGGTATGAGGACAATGCTCGTCCACAGAAATATAAGCATGCAGTCTCAAAGCTCAGTGCTATGCTTGGCCAAGACTCACAT ATTCCCCAGTCCCTGAGGCAGGCAGATAGCAGTGTTCCCTCCCTGGAGGAGGCGGCAGCAGTAGTGCAGGCCCAGACAGGTTATTGCCAGCAGCTGGAGGCAGAGAACCGCTACATTAAG GATGAGCTTGCAAATCTAAGAGCAAAACTTTCTGAAATTATAGAGGAAAACAAAAGACTACATGAGGAGTTAAAAACCAGTATACTTCAAGAAATAGTTGGAGAGAACATTGATCTAGAAAAATCTGAG GTTGAAAACTTCTTCCTAGCAGATAAGTCTGATCACATTTTTCACACAAGAGAACTTAAACATCTCCAAGTGGAACTG GAAAGACTGAGTTCCCTTCATTCTGCCAGAGTCAGTAGACTAGAGACTCAACTGGAGCATTCCAG GTCAGAGATTCAGAAATATGAGCAAATGGTGGAGGATCTAAGATCTCAACTGCAAATGCACGACAGCATACCAACCAGAGAAAATGGAGAGTTTGTCTCCGAAAAACAACGAAACTACCTCCAAATCACAATCGATAAATTAACAAG AGAAAGAGATGAACTGATGGAACATGTGACAAGCTTAAAATCAAATGTCCAGAAACTAGCACAAAGAGAAGAGGAAGCATACCAGCAAACCAAGATGGGCATTGAGATGGTGGAACAAGCTCAGCTCGAACAAACTCAG GCAATGGTGCAAAAAGAGCAGCTTGCAGAGGAGCTCAGCAACATGAAGAAGAGGTTTGACACGTACATCCTGGACACTCAGGCCCGCCTCCTagaggagagagagagtgtaCGCAGGGAAAGTCAGATGATGATTGACACCATCAATCAAAAG ttGAAGGAAATGACAGACAAGTATGCTGCAGCTTCTGCTCAAGTGGACAAACTATCTCGGGAAAAGGTGGCCTACATCAACGAAATTGATGAAATGAAGATCCAGCTTCGCAGATTCGATAAAGAGGCTTCCATG GCTGCAGAAACATACAGAACAGAGTCTACTCATGCTTCCATTCAGAAAAGCCATGCTTCCCAAGAGGTGAACAGATTGAGGAAAGATTTGGAAATCACAAAAAGAGAAAGGGACCAG gaaaaaagtaaaatggaGATAGAGCTTGAAGGTCTGAAGCGTCGATTAAACAAGGCAGAGAGAGAACTTGTCAACAGTAAAGAAGAATGTATCCATTTAACAACGAATGCCCAAGCATTAGAGAGAGAG CTTCATCTAGCAAAACTGGCCAAAGAGAGCATAGAGAGGAGCAGAAATGAGGATTTGAAAGCTATGACCAAACGAGCGCAGATGAGAGAGGAAGAACTCAACAGCTACATAGAGGACATAGGAGACAAGCATG AAAGATCAACTCAGGAAATGGATGTGATGCTAAAGAAGCAAAATCGTCTGATGATAAAACTTCGTGATGAATGCAAGAGACAGGCAGGCCAAATAGAAAAAGTCACAAAGAAAAATAG AAATGAAAGTGGTCAACTACGCAGAGAAAATGAGGAGCTGAGACTTCGACTGCAGCGAGCTTTGATTCGACTGGAGGACTTAGACAACCAGTCAGATCAACATGGCAGGGTCCACGAAAAAATGAAAGAGAGGCTAAAAAAGATGGACGACTATGCTCAGGAGCAGGGACAACAG ATCTTGGATTTGCTGTCCCAGCAGAGTGCGTTGCTAAGGGACAGACTACTCCTGTCTCGAGAGGTAGAATTCCTCAGGAAGGAAATCACAAAGTTCACGGAGGCAGACTTGGAGAAATTCTTTTCTTCCAATAAAACTCTTGTAGATGATATTATTAAGAGTGTGAATACTGAGGAAATGGAAAATAAGTACAAACAGAAGTCAGTGATATTTTCAGACAACAAGACAGATGAGGACAGAGAGGATTTGGTAGACACATAG